A single window of Flavobacteriales bacterium DNA harbors:
- a CDS encoding UDP-N-acetylmuramate--L-alanine ligase, with translation MNLKDVKYIYFLGIGGIGISGLARYFHAHGVQASGYDRVETRLTKDLSKQGMKIIYEDDPAQVPAAFSDPDMRDHCRVVYTPAVQPHNKIFQFLREEGYEFHKRAEVLGDIARTGYNIAIAGTHGKTTISSMVTHILHQNSLFCTGFLGGIAKNFGSNLVLGRENVFVTEADEYDRSFLHLRPNIALISSIDPDHLDVYEDERVFREGFEIFATRVQPDGTLIVKKGTFEGRDLTYSLDDSEADYCLSRLEIDKGAFHFEVEFKGSYLGDFSLMYPGRHNLENALGAIAVCHQYGMDPEEIKQGLRTFLGVVRRFDIQLRHKGVVYMDDYAHHPAELKAVISSVRELYPEQCITGIFQPHLFSRTRDFMDDFASSLSALDEVVLLDIYPAREEPIEGITSAAFLEKIDVDKKELLSVDELLKQLESRSVEVLLTLGAGDIDKLVGPITEILKTRK, from the coding sequence GTGAATCTTAAGGACGTTAAATACATCTACTTTTTGGGTATCGGAGGTATCGGTATAAGTGGCCTCGCACGGTATTTCCACGCCCATGGCGTTCAGGCCAGCGGGTACGATAGAGTAGAGACTCGTTTGACCAAAGATCTGAGCAAGCAGGGCATGAAGATCATTTACGAAGACGATCCCGCTCAAGTGCCGGCCGCCTTCAGCGACCCGGATATGCGCGATCATTGCCGTGTCGTGTACACGCCGGCCGTTCAGCCGCACAATAAAATATTTCAGTTCCTAAGAGAAGAAGGGTACGAGTTCCACAAGCGGGCCGAAGTGTTAGGCGATATCGCCCGAACGGGTTACAACATCGCTATCGCAGGAACTCATGGTAAAACCACCATCTCGTCAATGGTGACGCACATTCTTCATCAAAACAGTCTTTTTTGCACCGGATTCCTCGGTGGAATCGCCAAGAACTTCGGCAGCAACTTGGTGCTCGGCCGCGAAAATGTGTTCGTGACCGAAGCCGACGAATACGACCGCAGCTTTCTCCACCTTCGTCCAAACATTGCTTTGATCAGTTCTATTGACCCGGATCATCTCGACGTCTACGAAGACGAGCGAGTCTTCCGCGAAGGCTTCGAGATCTTCGCAACCCGGGTCCAACCCGATGGAACGCTCATCGTTAAAAAGGGCACTTTCGAAGGCCGCGATCTTACCTATTCACTCGATGATTCCGAAGCCGATTACTGTTTATCGCGCCTGGAGATCGACAAGGGCGCTTTCCACTTCGAAGTGGAGTTCAAAGGATCTTATTTAGGCGATTTCAGCTTGATGTACCCGGGACGACACAACCTCGAGAACGCCCTTGGTGCCATTGCCGTTTGTCATCAATATGGAATGGACCCCGAGGAGATCAAGCAAGGTCTGCGCACTTTTTTGGGGGTGGTTCGCCGTTTCGACATTCAATTGCGCCACAAAGGCGTGGTGTACATGGACGATTATGCCCATCATCCGGCGGAGCTCAAGGCCGTGATCTCATCGGTGCGCGAACTCTATCCGGAGCAATGCATTACCGGAATCTTTCAGCCGCATTTGTTCTCGCGGACTCGGGATTTCATGGACGATTTTGCCTCGAGTTTGAGCGCTCTCGACGAGGTCGTACTCCTCGATATTTATCCGGCGCGCGAGGAACCTATCGAGGGAATCACGAGCGCGGCATTTCTCGAGAAGATCGACGTGGATAAAAAGGAGCTACTGAGCGTTGATGAGCTCTTGAAGCAGCTCGAATCGCGCAGCGTGGAAGTATTGCTCACCCTTGGCGCGGGCGATATCGATAAGCTGGTAGGGCCCATTACCGAAATCTTAAAAACCAGAAAATGA
- the murG gene encoding undecaprenyldiphospho-muramoylpentapeptide beta-N-acetylglucosaminyltransferase, giving the protein MDKPLHILISGGGTGGHIYPALSIANELREHYPDAKMLFVGARDRMEMERVPKAGYEIIGLNIAGLQRSLSTRNLTFPFKLAGSLIKARKIVSDFAPDIAIGTGGYAGGPTLWAAQRAGIPTLIQEQNSYPGITNKLLAKKVDKICVAYEGLEKYFPVEKIVFTGNPVRSDLFNVSGKREEAIEYFGLKKDRKTMLVIGGSLGARAINQRVGDRLIDFHNSKIQLIWQCGRLYVEKCRTVAKEYDNVQVHPFLERIDLAYAAADVIVSRAGAGTLSELALVGKPAMLIPSPNVAEDHQKKNAMALVDEGAAVMVEEREWAHGGRPKYGLGEVLSDPELMTRLSKNIKRMAKPNATKDIVAEIKKLVERES; this is encoded by the coding sequence ATGGATAAGCCACTGCACATATTGATCAGCGGCGGTGGAACGGGCGGACACATATACCCGGCATTGAGCATTGCCAATGAATTGCGCGAGCATTATCCGGATGCTAAGATGCTCTTCGTCGGTGCTCGTGACCGAATGGAAATGGAGCGCGTTCCCAAAGCCGGATATGAGATCATTGGACTCAATATCGCCGGCCTTCAACGATCACTTAGTACTCGTAATTTGACCTTTCCGTTCAAGCTGGCCGGAAGTTTGATCAAGGCTCGAAAGATCGTTAGTGATTTTGCTCCGGATATCGCCATCGGTACAGGTGGTTATGCCGGTGGCCCGACCCTGTGGGCGGCGCAACGCGCTGGAATCCCCACCCTGATTCAGGAGCAGAATTCCTATCCGGGTATCACCAACAAATTATTGGCGAAAAAAGTCGATAAGATTTGCGTGGCGTACGAGGGCCTGGAAAAATATTTTCCCGTGGAAAAGATCGTTTTCACGGGTAACCCGGTGCGTTCAGATTTATTCAACGTCTCGGGAAAAAGAGAAGAAGCCATTGAGTACTTCGGTTTAAAGAAAGACCGTAAGACGATGTTGGTCATTGGCGGGAGTCTGGGTGCACGAGCTATTAATCAGCGCGTTGGGGATCGCCTGATCGATTTTCACAACAGTAAGATTCAGCTGATTTGGCAGTGTGGAAGACTATACGTGGAGAAATGTAGAACTGTGGCCAAAGAATACGACAACGTTCAGGTACACCCTTTTTTAGAGCGGATCGACCTAGCCTATGCGGCGGCAGATGTTATTGTGAGTAGAGCGGGGGCCGGAACATTGTCTGAATTGGCCTTGGTAGGCAAGCCGGCGATGCTCATTCCATCACCTAATGTAGCCGAAGATCATCAGAAAAAGAACGCCATGGCCTTGGTTGACGAAGGTGCTGCCGTCATGGTCGAGGAAAGAGAATGGGCTCATGGAGGTCGGCCCAAGTACGGCCTGGGAGAGGTCTTATCGGACCCCGAACTCATGACTCGTTTGTCCAAAAACATCAAGCGCATGGCCAAGCCGAATGCCACCAAAGACATTGTAGCAGAAATCAAAAAACTAGTGGAACGTGAATCTTAA